GCGGATCAGTGCGCAGGCGCCGGCAGGCACCTGAACGCCAGGGCGCCTGCCGCCAGCATGGCCGCAATGGTCAGCATCACGGCCACATAGGGGTCCGCACCCTGTGCGGCGGCGATGGAGGCCGCCACGCCGGTCACCCACTGCATCAGCGCCACGCCCAGAAACAGCGCCATGGTGAACACCGCCATGGCGCGCCCCGTGACGGCGGGTGCGTAGGCCGAGCGCACGTCCGAATACTGCAGCACCATGTAGCCCGACAGCAGGCCCACCGCGATGGAACCCGCCACGTCCAGCCACTCGGCGTGCAGCAGGCCGATGGCACCGAAGAGGGTGGCCAGCAGCACCGTGAAGCCCGTGATCCAGCGGCGGCGTGGGCCCGGCCCCGGGTCGAGCCGTCCGAACAGTGCCGGTGTGAACAGCGACACCAGCGACGACAGCATGGCCACATTGCCGCTGGCCACCAGCGAGTAGCCATGCCGCTCGATGAGCAGCGGCCCCAGCCACAGCCCGCGCAGCGTGAGAAATGACGCATACGTCGTCAGCGCCAGCAGCATGATCCCTGCGGTGTGCGGCAGCAAGAACAGCGCGCCAAACCCGCGCACCGCCTGCAGCACCGATTCGCGCGGGGGCGCGTTGTGCGCGGGCTGCGCGGGCTCGTGCACCTTCCAGAAGATCAGCAGCCAGGCCAGTGTCGCAAAACCCGCCAGCACCGCAAAACCCATGCGCCAGGACGACAGCTGCACCAGCCACGCCAGCGGCGTGCCGGTGAACAACATGCCCAGCCCACCCACACCCATGGCCACGCCCGAGACCATCGCAAACCGGCTGGCCGGAAAGTAGCGCGCAATGAACACCGTGCAGACCAAAAATGCAGGTGCGCAGCCCACGCCGATCAGCACCTGCCCCAGCAGCACCGCGCCATAGCCCGGTGCCAGCGCCGACAGCACCGAGCCCGCAATCGCCAGCGGAAACGCCACCAGCAGCGTGCGCCGCACGCCATAGAGGTCGATGCCAATGCCCATGAAGAGCTGCATGGTGCCGAAGGCAAAAGCAAATGCCCCGGCAAACACCCCCAGCGCCTGCGCCGACAGGCCGAACTCTGCCCGCAGGCCTGTGGCCATGATGGCAGTGATGGTGCGAAACGCCTGGCTGAGCGCAAAGCCGCTCACCAGTGCCAGCAGCATGGCCCAGGCCTGCCGGGGCTGCAGCCCCAACGGACGGGTGAAGTGCGGCGTGCTGAGTGGGGTGGTTGGAGTAGCCATGGCAACAAGCGTAACGCTTGGTGTGGCCGACACCTGTCTCTCGGGTGCCGCCGCGATGGCGTAGGGCCGACAGTCCAGGCGTGTGGCAACCATTCGCAGCCTTGCATCGACCACTCTGCGCCCATTTGCGGTCATTGGGTACGCCGCCCACGCCGCGCGGCGTGCGCCAAAAAGCGTTGGAGCGGCATTTTTCCGCACCGATAATCGCCCCCGGGTTTGCGCGGTCAACGGGCAGCCCCGGCGCCCGTTAGAGGGAGGCGCCCTGGAGCTGTTTGCTTTGGCTCCTCATCCTTACAAAATCAATATCGCTGCCGCGATGATTCCAACACCTCAGGAGGTTTTCATGTTGCTTCGCAACCCCTTGTACGGCTTTTGGGCCGCTTTATTGTTGTTCTTTGGATTGCTGGCCCCTGCGGCTGCCCAGCGCGGGGGCGACAGTGGTGCCTACCAGGTGCTGAGCGCCCGCTACGGCACCGCAGAGCGCAACGTGGACGTGACCGAGCGGCTCAAGCAACTCGCCGCCATGGACCAGCCCATTCGCGTCAGCAACGATGTCTTTGGCACAGACCCTGACCGGGGTCGCGTCAAGGTGCTGCGCATTTACGCCCGTGGCCCCAATGGCGCCACCCGCACTTTTGAATACCGCGAAGACAGCATTGTGGACGGCAACCAGTTCACCGCCTGGAGCAGCGGCAACTGGGGGCAGGGCGGGCACAACGGCGGCTGGCACGGCAACCAGGGCGGCGGCCAGGGCAACGATGGCCGCGATGACGGCGAGTTCCGCATCCTGCAGGCCCTGTATGGCACGCAAGAGCACCACGTGGACGTGACCCGCCGCCTGCGCGACCTGGCACGCGACGACCGCGCCATTGCGCTGACCAACGACACCTTTGGCGTGGACCCCCACCGGGGCCGCAGCAAGACCCTGCGCATTTATGTGCGCACCCGCGGCGGTCAAGAGCGCATGTTCGAATACCCCGAAGGCAGCACCATCGATGGCGCCCGCTTTACGGGCTGGGGCGGTGGCAACTGGGGCAATGAAGGCTGGAACGGCGGCTGGCAGGGCGGTGGCAACCAGGGCGGGTACCAGGGGGGCTATCAAGGTGGCAACCAAGGCGGCTATGGCAACAACCAGCCTCGCAATCAACTGGTCATCCTCAACGCCGTGTACGGCGCCGGCGGCCAGATGGTGAACCTGACCGAGCGCCTGCGCTCCATGGCCCAGGGCGATCGCCTGAGCACCCGCGTGGGCAACGAACTGGCGGGCTACGACCCCGCCCCTAACGTGCCCAAGGTGCTGTGGGTGACCTACACCATGGGTGGCCGCGAGCAGCGCGTGAGCGTGCGCGAAGGCGAGTACCTGAGCCTGCCCTGACGTGCCCGGCCTGACGGCCCCCCGGCGGTAAGCACGACCGCTGGGGATTTTTCAGTGCTATAAAAATAAGAGCTGCCAGCGCTTGATTATTCGGCGCTGGCAGCTCTTTTTGCTTGACAAGGTATGTATCTCAGAGGGTTCTCAGTCCCTTGTCTCTTTCGTTTGCGTTGTTTCGGGAAATGGGTGCGGACGGTTCTCCACAGCCCTTTGAACAGGTTCTTAGGCCCTCTGGGATGGGAGTCCGTGGGACAGCATTTGGCGTGAATAGCTGGCCGTTTGTTGCGAGCCCGAGCCGTTGCTGGTGGGCTGCGCAAGACGTAAGCCGCGCAGACTGCGTACTTGCAAGGAGGGGTGATGGCAGACGCCAATGAGTGGATCGTTGTCGGCATTGACGTGTCCCAGGCGTCGTTGTTCCGTCTTGTCGTACCCCGTACCCGTCGTACCCCTGTATTGCCTGCGACGCAGCGCCTGGCCAGGGCCGCTTCGCTGAGTCGTGTCAGCCGCTCTTGAGCGCTGCGTTGTCCTGTGCCCCGTGGGCGGTGCTGTAGCGGGTCTTTGACCCTTGGCGCTCACTCATGCGCCCAGGCGACCAGCGCCCTGGCGATGGTTTGTGCAACCAAGCCATTCCCATCGCAACGCCTCATGCGGCGGCCCCAAACTCCGCCAGAACAAACTCTATGAACCGGCTCAGTTTGGGCATGGGTTGCCTGTCTCGGGGGTAGACCAAATGCACTTGGCGCGGTGGCGGGCAATAGTCGCTCAGCAGCTCCACGAGGCGACCTTCTGCCACATCCCCCGCCAGCATGACGGAGTGCTGCATCAGGATGCCGAAGCCCTCTAGCGCAGCCATGCGCAGAGCCAGGCTGTTGTTGGACTGGAAGCGGCTCTGGGGCCAGCCGTTCGGGGGTGTTTCATGGCGGCCCAGAGCCCATCCGCCTTTCTTGGACCAATGCGTGAAGCCCAGGCATTGGTGATGGCTCAGTTCATCGGGATGCTGCGGCGTGCCATAGCGTTGTAAGTAACTCGGGGATGCACAAATCATCACACCGTAGTCCTTCAGGCGCCGCGCGACCAAGCCAGAGTCTGCCAGCGCGCCGATGCGAAACGCCACATCAAAGCCTTCTTCGACGATGTTGACCACCCGGTCGTTCAGAATCAATTCCACCTGCACTTCGGGCTGTTGCTCCAAAAAGCGTGTGACAGCCGGTGCCAGCATGACCGTGCCCAACGATACCGGGGCATTGATGCGCAGCAGCCCTTTAGCGTTGCTGCGCAACTGTGCCGCCCCGGATTCGGCCGCTTGTACCTGCTCCAGAATCTGCCGGCATTGCTCCAGGTACACGCGCCCCATTTCGGTCAAACTTTGGCGGCGTGTCGTCCGGGTGAGCAGGCGCGCGCCCAAACGCTCTTCCAAATGCCGAATGTGTTTGCCCGCCATCGGTGGCGAGATGTTGAACACCTCGGCGGCAGCGCTCAGGCTGCCGCGATCCACCGTGGCCACAAAGACCGCCATGCTTTCCAATCGGTCCATCTGGGCTTCCTTTTATTCAAAACTATTGGTTTTATATAAAGTAAATATAGTCTTATTTATCCAAAAATAGATTGCAATCAACAATGCCCTCCATGCCATGTTGGCATCCATGAATGGAAGGAAATCTATGAAAGTTCTCGTTGTCGGTGCCAGCGGTACCATCGGGCGTGCCGTCGTCCAAGAGCTGTCTTCGCGTCACGACGTGATCCAGGCCAGTCGCAGCAACAGCACGCATCCGGTGGACATTTCTCAGCCCCAGAGCATTGCCGCTTTGCTTAAAAAAGTTGGCCCAGTGGATGCCATCGTGGCTGCGGTTGGAGACATCCATTTCGGTCCACTGGCAGAAATGACCGGCGAGCAGTTCCGGCTCGGGCTCAACAGCAAACTCATGGGACAGGTGGAGCTGGTCTTGCAAGGCCAGAAATACCTCAACGAAGGGGGCTCGTTCACACTCACCAGCGGCATTGCGGTGGATGCACTCATACGCCAGGTCGTCAACGCTTCCTCGGTGAACTGCGCATTGGAAGGTTTTGTCAGGGGGGCGGCCCTGGAGTTAGGTCACGGACAGCGCATCAACATCGTGAGCCCCACCGTGTTGACTGAATCTTTGCCCGTCTACGGCCCGTACTTTGTGGGGTTTGAATCGGTGTCCGCTGCCCGCGTTGCATTGGCCTATGCACGCAGCGTGGACGGCGCTGGCAATGGCGAAGTCTTCCGCGTCTGGTGATCTGGTCCACTGAATCCTTGAAATCGGCGGCTGCGCGCAGACCCGCTTTTTTGAATCACCGGTGTGTTTAATTTTGCTATCAAATAAATAGCTGCCAGCGCTCATTTCATATGCGCTGGCAGCTATTTTTACTTGTAATCGCCTACAGCGCAGTCCGCAGCGTCCAGATCTCAGGGAACAGCACCACGTCCAGCATCTTGCGCAGGTAGCTCACGCCGCCCGTGCCGCCGGTGCCGCGCTTAAAACCAATCACCCGCTCCACCGTCGTCACATGGCGAAAGCGCCACAGGCGAAAGGCGTCTTCCAGGTCCGTCAGCTCCTCGCCCAACTGGTACAGCTCCCAGTGCTGCTCGGGGTTGCGGTACACGGTCAGCCAGGCTTGTTCCACCGCGTCGCTTGCGGCGTACGGCTGTGTCCAGTCGCGCTCGGTGTGGCTGGTGGGCACCGCAATGCCTCGCCGCGCCAGCAGTCGCAGGGCCTCGTCGTACAGCGACGGCGCTTCGTACGCGGCCTGCACTTGGGCTAGCAAGTCGGCGCGATGCTCGTGGGGGCGCAGCATGGCGCGGTTCTTGTTGCCCATGGCAAATTCAATGCTGCGGTACTGGTAGCTTTGAAAGCCACTGGACTGGCCCAGGTACGGGCGCATGGCGCTGTACTCGGGCGGCGTCATGGTGGCCAGCACATCCCAGGCGTGCACCAGCTGCTCCATGATTTTGCTCACCCGCGCCAGCATCTTGAAGGCGGGTGGCAGCTCATCGCGCGCAATGTGGCCGATGGCGGCGCGCAGCTCGTGCAGCATCAGTTTCATCCACAGCTCGCTGGTCTGGTGCTGCACGATGAACAGCATCTCATCGTGCGCGGGCGACAGCGGCTTTTGCGCGGTGAGGGTGGCGTCGAGCTGCAGGTAGTCGCCGTAGCTCATGGATTTGCTGAAGTCGAGCTGGGCGCGCTCTTCGTGCACGATGGATTCAGGCAGGGCGGCGCCCGTTGCTTCACTGGCGGGCGCAGGGTTTTGTGAGAAAGGGCACATGGTGTTTTGCCTCTCCGTTCAGGTCACCGCATGCGTCTGGTTGAACTCAGGCTTTTGCCATTCGCCGCTCTCCAGCGTCAGGCGCAGGTGCTCTACCGCGTTCCACACGTCTTCAAACCCGATGTACAACGGCGTGAAGCCAAAGCGCAAGATGTCTTTGTGCGGGCCCTTGCCGCCATCGCCTTTGCGGAAGTCGCCAATCACGCCGCGTGCAATCAGCGCCTGCACGATGGCGTAAGCTCCGCTGCCCTGGCCGTTCACACCCGCGCCCTCGTCACGCGTCAGGCACACCTGCGAGCCGCGTTGGGCGTGCTCGCGCGGCGTGGCCAAGCCCAGCCCGTAGCCCGCGCAGCGCTCTTCCACCAGCTGAATGAACAGATCGGTGAGCGCCAGCGACTTGGTGCGCAGCGCCGCCATGCCGCCCAGGCTTTGCGCGGCGGTGAACACGTCCAGCCCGCATTGCAGGGCCGACAGGCTGATCATGGGCTGCGTGCCGCACAGGTAGCGGGTGATGCCGGGGGCAGGCTGGTAGTCGGGCGTGAACTGGAAGGGCGATGCGTGGCCCCACCAGCCCGACAAGGGTTGCCAGAAGCGGTTGGCATGGCGCGGGTGCACCCACACAAAGGCCGGCGCGCCGGGGCCGCCGTTCAAATACTTATAGCCACAGCCAATCGAAAAATCGGCGTTGGCACCCAGCAGATCTACCGGCACAGCGCCTGCACTGTGGGCCAGGTCCCACACGCACAAAATGCCCTGGGCCTGCGCGGCAGCCGTAATGGCGGCCATGTCGTGCATGGCGCCGGTGCGGTAGTTCACATGCGTCAGCATCAGCACAGCCACGTCGCTGGTCAGGGAAGCAGCAATGTCTTCGGGCTCCACCAGCACCAGCTCCAGCCCGCGCTCCTTGCACAGGCCTTCGGCAATGTAGAGGTCGGTGGGGAAGTTGCTGCGCTCGCTCACGATGTGCTTGCGCTGGGGGTTGTCTTCGCGGGCGATGTTCAGCGCCGCGCTCAGCACCTTGTAGAGATTGATCGAGGTGCTGTCGGTACACACCACTTCATCTTTGCCCGCGCCAATCAGCGGGGCCAGCTGGTTGCCCAGGCGCTGGGGCAGGTCAAACCAGCTGGCGGTGTTCCAGGACTTGATGAGGTCGGTGCCCCATTCGCGCTGCACCACATCGGCAATGCGGGCGGGCGCGGCCTTGGGCAGCACGCCCAGCGAATTGCCGTCCAGGTAGATCACGCCCGGTGGCAGGGCAAAGTGGTCGCGCAAAGAGCGCAGGGGGTCTTGGGCGTCGCTGGCGCGGCAGTCTTGCAGGGTGATGGTCATGGTGGTTAACTCAGGGTTTGCTTCTTTTTTGATAGCTGCCAGCGCTTTTTGTATAAGCGCTGGCAGCCAAAATCGTTTGAAATTGTGTTGCAGAGCCTTGCGGTTCAGCCGGGCAATGACCGGAGCACCGCCCGCACGGGCGAGGCATCAGCCGTAGTCAGCTTCAGCGGCAGAGCGATCAGCTCGTAGTCGCCCTCGGGCACATCGTCCAGCACTAGGTTCTCCAGCACCCGCAGGCCCCGGCGGCGGATGACCTGGTGGCTGTCGAGCGTCTTGCTGTCGGCGGGGTCAATGCTGGCGGTGTCGATGCCCACCAGCAGCACGCCCAGGTCGGCCAGCCGCTCGATGGTGGCGGGCGCGTAGGCGCTGAGCTGGCCGTCCCACTGCGCGGGGGCCTGGGCATAGGTGCGCACCAGCACGCGGGCGGGCAGGGTGGGAAGGGCAGGGGAGAGGGCGTGGGCAATGTGCGCCCACTCAATCAGCGGCCCGCAGCCGATGGCGTGGATGACGCGGCATGGGCCCAAAAACGCATCGAGCGACACGGCCCCAATGCTGGCACCGCTGGCGTCATAGTGCAGCGGCGCATCGGCATGCGCGCCCACGTGGGGCGACATCGTGATGGCGCTGACATTGACCGGGCAGCCGGGGCCGATGGTGGCGCACCACTGCTGGCTGTAGGGCGTATCGCCCGGAAACACCGGGCTGCCTGCGTGGATGGGGGGGGAAATGTCCCAAAGCTTTTGCATGGGACGTGAAGGTAATGGCCTGGATTTTTTGTGGTGTCGGTTATTTCCAACAGTCACTTATTTTTGGCGCCGGGTTTGTCTGGTTCGGTTGACCGGGGTTCAGGCGCGTGGTTGTCCCTCAGCCCTCTGCATCGGGCAAATCAGCCGTTGCCTCGAATTTCCTGGGGCAGGTCCGTGGGCTGGCATCGGACCTTGATCTCCAGGCCTGGATGGCATGGGCGTGCAGTGATTTGCCACTGGTGCGCGCGGGCAATTTCCTGGCAGATAGACAGGCCCAGGCCCGCGCCTTCGTCGCGCCGCGTGGGGCCACGCCAGAAACGCTCAAACAATTTGCCCAGGTCTGCGGGGGGCACCCCCGGGCCTTGGTCTTTGACGCTGAAGCCCGTAGGGTCCGCTTGCACCGTGACGGTGGTTCCCTGTGGGCTGTGCTGGATGGCGTTTTCGAGCAGGTTCTTGAGCAAGGTGAACAGCGCTCCCCGATCTGCCTGCCAGCACGGGGTGGTGTGCGGTTCGTCCGTGGCTGTGCTGTAGTTGATGTGCACTCCACTGCGTTCGGCAACGCGGGCCATGTAGTCGCAGGCCTCAGCGAGGGCGGCTTGGGCCGACACCTCTTCCATGCGGTAGTTGCGGGGCTCGCTGGCCTCGGCCAGCAGCAGCAGTTGCTGCACTTGGCGGGCCATCTGGTCCACGTCCTGTAGCAAGAAGGGGTTGCGCTGGGTGGGGTGCACCATTTCGATCTGCGCGCGGATGAGGGCCAGTGGCGTCTTCAGTTCATGGGCCGCATTGGCCAAGAATTCTTGTTGCGTGCGAAAGCCCGCCTGCAGCCGGTCCAGTGCGCGGTTGAAGGCTTCGACCAGTGGCGTCAGCTCTTCTGGCAGGTCGCGAGCTTGCAGGCGTGCGTCCAGCGTTTGGGGGGAGATGTTCTGGGCCTCGATGGATGCAGCGCGCAGCGGATGCAGCATGCGCTGCAGTGTCAGGTGTGTGGCTATCAGAAAGACCGCCAGGAAGGTCAGGCAAGTGGCCAGAATGCCTTGGTGCAACCCCGGGGTGCCAAACGATTGGCGCAATTTGAGGACCAATCGGTCGCTGGCTGCAAATTGGACATACCAAGTGGTGCCGCCATGCTCAATGGGCGTGGTGGCCGCGTGCATTGGCACGCCATCGTGCTGCAGCGCAAACCGTTTGAGGTGGGGGTCAAACGCGGCGCCGGGCGGGGCCAGTGCAGTGGCTTCTTCGCTGGTGGGCGAGAAGATCACCCTGCCATCGGCTGCCGTGATGCGCACGAACACATCTTCTCGGAAACTATGAAACAGCCACTTGTCGATTTTTTCCTCATCAAACCCGATGGGGGTGCCGTCGGCAGCAAACTGGGCCCGTTTGGCCAAGCCTTGTGCAAAGTGCTCCGCACCATACTGCAGCATGTAGCGGTTAAAGGGCTTTGCCAGGAAAAAAGCCATCAATCCGACCAGCAGGGCGCTGGTCAACATGCCAATGCTGTAGACCACCAGCAGGCGGGTGCGCAGGCTACGAGGCCACTGAAACTTCACGGAGGGCATAGCCTTGGGTGCGGAGGTTGACGATCTGCATGCGCGAGCCTGCTGCGGCCAGTTTGCGACGCAGCCGGTGCAGCGCCACGTCCAGTGCGTTGGGCGTGACCGCCTCTGTCAGGCCCCAGGCTGCTGCCTCCAGAGTGGACCGTTTGACGGTTTGCCCCGCTTTGCGGGCCAGGCACAGCATGATTTGCAGCTCGGTGGCGGGCAGGGGCACGGCGGTGCCTGCGCAGACCATGTGGCCGTGCTCTGGGCTGATCTGGACATCACCGTGGGCCGGCGCAAACTCTTGCACCTGGGCTGGGCGCCGCAGCAGTGCACGCACCCTGGCCACCAGCTCTTCCATCGGAAAGGGCTTGGTGAGGTAATCGTCCGCGCCCGAGTCCAGGCCTTCGATGCGGTCATGGAGTGCATCGCGGGCTGTCAGCATCAAGCAGGGGGTGGGGCGACCGGCGGCGCGCAGGCGTTTGACCAGGTGCAGGCCATCGCCGTCTGGCAAGCCTCTGTCGATGACCACCACACCGTAGGTGATGTCTCGCAAAGCCAGCCAAGCGGGTTCCATGGCATGAAACACGTCGGTTTCAATGCCTGCATGGCCCAAGGCCTGGCGTACCAGATCCGCCAGCCTGCTGTGGTCTTCAATGAGTGCAATGCGGTTCATGGGGCCAATGTGCAAGCGAATGCTGGGGGCGCTCGGTCAGCGCCAGCAGGTGGTCTTTCATCTGGGCAATGCGCTGGGTGTCAGCGTGGCGCAGCAGGGCCTGCTGCATCCACAGGGCTTGTGCCGCAGCCCTGCAATGGAGCGACAGCGACACATCGCAAGCATCATAGGCGCAGGCCTCGCCGATGAAATCGGTCCAGATGGCCTGGTAGCGGCCATGCGCCATCAATGCTGCGGCCGCACGCTGCCCCTTCGGTTGGTGCCGCGCGTTGTCGCAGAGGCAGCGCAGGTAAGCCCTCAGGTGCCGAGCGGCACCCGGTGGCTCGGTGGCCAGCGCCACCACCATGGCCTGGCGAAAAGCCCGCACGGTGCGCTCGAAGAGCGCGTCCAGCCGCGCGCGGTGATGGGCCTGGGCGCTGTGCAGCCGCCTTGCAATGCGTGGATGGCCTCGCAAGGCGTGGTCATGCCACCCTTGGAGCGCCTGGGGTGCGGGCGCCTCCAGCGTGCACACAAACGGGCCCAGGTGCCTCATCTCAGAAACGGTACAGGTAGCCGATGGTGGCGCGTGACAGGCTCGACCGGCCCACGATGGGACTGCGTTTGATTTCGTCAGGCAACTGGGTGCTGCTGATGTCCAGGAAGATGGTTTGCTTGGGCTGGATAGGGTAGTCCAGCCGCAAACCCAGCTCCAGCGCCGTGGCGGCCTTGCCGGTGTATTGGGGGCGGTTGGGCAGGGCTTCGCTCGCCTTCACGCCAAAGTAGTAGTCCACGTATTTCTTGTCGAGCCACTGGGCTTGCACCCGTGGGGTGATGCCGAGTGGGCCGACGTTGAAACGCCGGTCCAGTTGCAGCATCGCCTTTTGCCCCTTGCTGTGGCCTGATGCGTCGGCGGTCCATTCTGCGGTGGCGCGCACGAAGGGGTGCATCCAGGTGGCTGTGCCCCCGGCCCAGAAACCGCCCTTGCGTTCGTCCATGCCCGCCAGGATGGGCGCATCGTCGGCTTCGTAACCCATGCCCTCGTACTTGAGGCGGCCAGTCAGGGCGATCGAGCTGTTGGCGCCTACAGGCCATTGGCCCAGCTTGAGATCGGCCCCGGTGCCCGCCACGCGCAACCAGGCATTTTCGTAGTGCAGCAAGGGCAGCGCCCGCGTTTTGTTGTCAGCGCCCAGGTAGGGGCTTTGAAACACCCCGACGCCAATGCCCAGACCCCATTGCGGCGCCGATGAGTCTGGTGCAGTGACTTCGGATTGCGCGGCAGCGTGGCCCGACAGTGCCAGACCCGCGAAAGCCGCTATGGCGCAATAGGAAAGCCGGGCTGTGTGGGAGGTGCGTTTTTTGGGCTGTTGCATGGATGGAATCCTGAATGGGAAGGCGCTGATGGTCCGCTGCCTGGGCTTACTGGCGACTTACCGTGCTGGCCTTCCAAGGGGACTGGATGGGCCGAGCGTTGTGTTCGCCTGCGGGCAGCGTCCTGGCCCTGATGATCTCCTTTGTGCCCGGCGAGGCGGTGCAAATGCTGGCCCGGGGCGCCTGGGGGGGCGACCCGCTGGCCGCACCGGCGAGGCATCTGCCGTGGTCCGCTTCAGCGGCAGCGCGATCACTTCGCAGTCGCCCTCGGGCGCGCCGTCGAGCACCAGATTCTTCAGCACCCGCAGGCCCTTGGGGCGGATGACCTGGTGGCTTTTCGAGCGTCTTGCTGTCGGCGGGGGGCGATGCTGGTGGTGTCAATGCCCATCAGCTGCACGCCCCGGTCGGCCAGCCGCTCGATGGGGGCGAGCGCATAGGCGCTGAGCTGGCCGTCCCGCTGCCCACAAGAGCGGCAAACACAACCCCCTGGCGTCGTTGCCCCGCCTGGTTGGACCCCTGTATTGCCTGCGACGGAACGCCAAGCCAGGGCCGC
This Acidovorax sp. 106 DNA region includes the following protein-coding sequences:
- a CDS encoding nitrate/nitrite transporter — encoded protein: MATPTTPLSTPHFTRPLGLQPRQAWAMLLALVSGFALSQAFRTITAIMATGLRAEFGLSAQALGVFAGAFAFAFGTMQLFMGIGIDLYGVRRTLLVAFPLAIAGSVLSALAPGYGAVLLGQVLIGVGCAPAFLVCTVFIARYFPASRFAMVSGVAMGVGGLGMLFTGTPLAWLVQLSSWRMGFAVLAGFATLAWLLIFWKVHEPAQPAHNAPPRESVLQAVRGFGALFLLPHTAGIMLLALTTYASFLTLRGLWLGPLLIERHGYSLVASGNVAMLSSLVSLFTPALFGRLDPGPGPRRRWITGFTVLLATLFGAIGLLHAEWLDVAGSIAVGLLSGYMVLQYSDVRSAYAPAVTGRAMAVFTMALFLGVALMQWVTGVAASIAAAQGADPYVAVMLTIAAMLAAGALAFRCLPAPAH
- a CDS encoding LysR family transcriptional regulator is translated as MDRLESMAVFVATVDRGSLSAAAEVFNISPPMAGKHIRHLEERLGARLLTRTTRRQSLTEMGRVYLEQCRQILEQVQAAESGAAQLRSNAKGLLRINAPVSLGTVMLAPAVTRFLEQQPEVQVELILNDRVVNIVEEGFDVAFRIGALADSGLVARRLKDYGVMICASPSYLQRYGTPQHPDELSHHQCLGFTHWSKKGGWALGRHETPPNGWPQSRFQSNNSLALRMAALEGFGILMQHSVMLAGDVAEGRLVELLSDYCPPPRQVHLVYPRDRQPMPKLSRFIEFVLAEFGAAA
- a CDS encoding short chain dehydrogenase — its product is MKVLVVGASGTIGRAVVQELSSRHDVIQASRSNSTHPVDISQPQSIAALLKKVGPVDAIVAAVGDIHFGPLAEMTGEQFRLGLNSKLMGQVELVLQGQKYLNEGGSFTLTSGIAVDALIRQVVNASSVNCALEGFVRGAALELGHGQRINIVSPTVLTESLPVYGPYFVGFESVSAARVALAYARSVDGAGNGEVFRVW
- the kynA gene encoding tryptophan 2,3-dioxygenase is translated as MCPFSQNPAPASEATGAALPESIVHEERAQLDFSKSMSYGDYLQLDATLTAQKPLSPAHDEMLFIVQHQTSELWMKLMLHELRAAIGHIARDELPPAFKMLARVSKIMEQLVHAWDVLATMTPPEYSAMRPYLGQSSGFQSYQYRSIEFAMGNKNRAMLRPHEHRADLLAQVQAAYEAPSLYDEALRLLARRGIAVPTSHTERDWTQPYAASDAVEQAWLTVYRNPEQHWELYQLGEELTDLEDAFRLWRFRHVTTVERVIGFKRGTGGTGGVSYLRKMLDVVLFPEIWTLRTAL
- the kynU gene encoding kynureninase: MTITLQDCRASDAQDPLRSLRDHFALPPGVIYLDGNSLGVLPKAAPARIADVVQREWGTDLIKSWNTASWFDLPQRLGNQLAPLIGAGKDEVVCTDSTSINLYKVLSAALNIAREDNPQRKHIVSERSNFPTDLYIAEGLCKERGLELVLVEPEDIAASLTSDVAVLMLTHVNYRTGAMHDMAAITAAAQAQGILCVWDLAHSAGAVPVDLLGANADFSIGCGYKYLNGGPGAPAFVWVHPRHANRFWQPLSGWWGHASPFQFTPDYQPAPGITRYLCGTQPMISLSALQCGLDVFTAAQSLGGMAALRTKSLALTDLFIQLVEERCAGYGLGLATPREHAQRGSQVCLTRDEGAGVNGQGSGAYAIVQALIARGVIGDFRKGDGGKGPHKDILRFGFTPLYIGFEDVWNAVEHLRLTLESGEWQKPEFNQTHAVT
- the kynB gene encoding arylformamidase → MQKLWDISPPIHAGSPVFPGDTPYSQQWCATIGPGCPVNVSAITMSPHVGAHADAPLHYDASGASIGAVSLDAFLGPCRVIHAIGCGPLIEWAHIAHALSPALPTLPARVLVRTYAQAPAQWDGQLSAYAPATIERLADLGVLLVGIDTASIDPADSKTLDSHQVIRRRGLRVLENLVLDDVPEGDYELIALPLKLTTADASPVRAVLRSLPG
- a CDS encoding ATP-binding protein, which produces MKFQWPRSLRTRLLVVYSIGMLTSALLVGLMAFFLAKPFNRYMLQYGAEHFAQGLAKRAQFAADGTPIGFDEEKIDKWLFHSFREDVFVRITAADGRVIFSPTSEEATALAPPGAAFDPHLKRFALQHDGVPMHAATTPIEHGGTTWYVQFAASDRLVLKLRQSFGTPGLHQGILATCLTFLAVFLIATHLTLQRMLHPLRAASIEAQNISPQTLDARLQARDLPEELTPLVEAFNRALDRLQAGFRTQQEFLANAAHELKTPLALIRAQIEMVHPTQRNPFLLQDVDQMARQVQQLLLLAEASEPRNYRMEEVSAQAALAEACDYMARVAERSGVHINYSTATDEPHTTPCWQADRGALFTLLKNLLENAIQHSPQGTTVTVQADPTGFSVKDQGPGVPPADLGKLFERFWRGPTRRDEGAGLGLSICQEIARAHQWQITARPCHPGLEIKVRCQPTDLPQEIRGNG
- a CDS encoding response regulator transcription factor; translation: MNRIALIEDHSRLADLVRQALGHAGIETDVFHAMEPAWLALRDITYGVVVIDRGLPDGDGLHLVKRLRAAGRPTPCLMLTARDALHDRIEGLDSGADDYLTKPFPMEELVARVRALLRRPAQVQEFAPAHGDVQISPEHGHMVCAGTAVPLPATELQIMLCLARKAGQTVKRSTLEAAAWGLTEAVTPNALDVALHRLRRKLAAAGSRMQIVNLRTQGYALREVSVAS
- a CDS encoding MipA/OmpV family protein — its product is MQQPKKRTSHTARLSYCAIAAFAGLALSGHAAAQSEVTAPDSSAPQWGLGIGVGVFQSPYLGADNKTRALPLLHYENAWLRVAGTGADLKLGQWPVGANSSIALTGRLKYEGMGYEADDAPILAGMDERKGGFWAGGTATWMHPFVRATAEWTADASGHSKGQKAMLQLDRRFNVGPLGITPRVQAQWLDKKYVDYYFGVKASEALPNRPQYTGKAATALELGLRLDYPIQPKQTIFLDISSTQLPDEIKRSPIVGRSSLSRATIGYLYRF